The proteins below come from a single Sphingomonas carotinifaciens genomic window:
- a CDS encoding DUF1192 domain-containing protein — MDIDDSPARRDDPLTLLAKADLDPLSVAELEARVAALEREAARTRDHMQRAGRHRVDAEALFKR; from the coding sequence ATGGACATCGACGACTCTCCTGCCCGACGCGACGACCCGCTGACCCTGCTGGCGAAGGCGGACCTCGATCCCCTGTCGGTGGCCGAGCTGGAAGCGCGAGTCGCGGCGCTGGAGCGGGAGGCGGCGCGGACCCGCGATCACATGCAGCGCGCGGGCCGCCACCGCGTCGATGCAGAGGCGCTGTTCAAGCGGTGA
- a CDS encoding NAD(P)H-quinone oxidoreductase: MAQVPEMMTAIDPEGHGGPEILVPVTRPVPQPAEGEVLIRVAAAGVNRPDVAQRQGNYPPPPGAPSIPGLEVAGTIVALGPDVDDALLGQPVCALVSGGGYAEYVAVCAGQCLPVPDGLSMVEAAAIPETLFTVWTNLFERAYATEGDTVLVHGGTSGIGTMAILLGRIFGLTVIVTAGSDEKCAAARVLGAAHAINYKRQDFVAEVKAITGGKGVQAVLDMVGGDYVPRNLQCLGEDGRHVSIAVQGGAEATIPLWQVMRRRLTLTGSTLRARDAAFKSLVADELIRTVWPHVAAGKLRPVIDRVFPLAEAAAAHARMEAGDHVGKIVLTVG, encoded by the coding sequence ATGGCGCAGGTGCCAGAGATGATGACGGCGATCGACCCGGAGGGGCATGGCGGGCCGGAGATACTCGTCCCCGTCACGCGCCCGGTGCCGCAACCCGCCGAGGGGGAGGTGCTGATCCGCGTCGCCGCCGCCGGCGTCAACCGGCCCGACGTGGCGCAGCGCCAGGGCAATTATCCCCCGCCGCCCGGCGCGCCGTCCATTCCCGGACTGGAGGTCGCCGGCACGATCGTCGCGCTCGGCCCCGATGTGGACGATGCGCTGCTCGGCCAGCCGGTATGCGCGCTGGTGTCGGGCGGCGGCTATGCCGAATATGTCGCGGTCTGCGCCGGCCAGTGCCTGCCGGTGCCCGACGGCCTGTCGATGGTCGAGGCCGCGGCGATTCCCGAAACGCTGTTCACCGTGTGGACCAACCTGTTCGAGCGCGCCTATGCGACGGAGGGGGATACGGTGCTGGTCCATGGCGGCACCAGCGGGATCGGCACCATGGCGATCCTGCTCGGCCGCATCTTCGGGCTGACCGTGATCGTCACTGCCGGTTCGGACGAGAAATGCGCCGCCGCCCGCGTGCTGGGCGCCGCGCACGCGATCAACTACAAGCGGCAGGATTTCGTCGCCGAGGTCAAGGCGATCACCGGCGGCAAGGGGGTGCAGGCGGTGCTCGACATGGTCGGCGGCGACTATGTGCCGCGCAACCTGCAATGCCTGGGCGAGGATGGCCGTCACGTCTCGATCGCGGTGCAGGGCGGGGCGGAGGCGACGATTCCCTTGTGGCAGGTGATGCGCCGCCGCCTGACGCTGACCGGCTCCACGCTGCGCGCCCGTGACGCCGCGTTCAAGTCGCTGGTCGCCGACGAGCTGATCCGCACCGTCTGGCCACATGTCGCGGCGGGCAAGCTGCGCCCGGTGATCGACCGCGTCTTCCCGTTGGCCGAGGCGGCGGCGGCGCATGCGCGGATGGAGGCGGGGGATCATGTCGGCAAGATCGTGCTGACCGTCGGATAG
- a CDS encoding DUF1013 domain-containing protein — translation MAQPLMPHATASWLVDNTSLSFEQIADFCGLHILEVQAIADDTAATKLTGRDPVRAHEVTQDEIDKGQKNPDYRLKMTKGPEQVRRTKGPRYTPVSKRQDKPDGIAWIIRNHPEISDGAISNLIGTTRTTIAAIRDRSHWNIANITPKDPVTLGLTTQRELDTAVSKAGKAAGTEPAPTDTRLEGDREALIASLRAERAQQERDADGTGRSDEITDPHALFRN, via the coding sequence GTGGCCCAGCCGCTCATGCCCCATGCGACCGCCTCCTGGCTGGTCGACAACACGTCGCTCTCCTTCGAGCAGATCGCCGATTTCTGCGGCCTCCACATCCTGGAAGTGCAGGCGATCGCCGACGACACCGCCGCCACCAAGCTGACCGGCCGCGATCCGGTCCGCGCGCACGAGGTGACGCAAGACGAGATCGACAAGGGCCAGAAGAACCCCGACTATCGCCTGAAGATGACCAAGGGCCCCGAACAGGTCCGCCGTACCAAGGGCCCGCGCTACACGCCGGTCAGCAAGCGGCAGGACAAGCCGGACGGTATCGCCTGGATCATCCGCAACCATCCCGAGATTTCGGACGGTGCGATCTCCAACCTGATCGGCACGACGCGCACGACCATTGCCGCGATCCGCGACCGCAGCCACTGGAACATCGCCAACATCACGCCCAAGGATCCGGTGACGCTGGGCCTGACCACCCAGCGCGAGTTGGACACCGCCGTTTCCAAGGCCGGCAAGGCCGCGGGTACCGAACCTGCCCCCACCGACACCCGCCTGGAGGGCGACCGCGAGGCCCTGATCGCCAGCCTGCGCGCCGAACGCGCGCAGCAGGAGCGCGACGCCGACGGCACCGGCCGCAGCGACGAGATCACCGACCCGCACGCGCTGTTCCGCAACTGA
- a CDS encoding sialidase family protein, whose translation MSGWRGAVGAVAAVMSMAAPAAEQAPSPILFREFIYRTAPYPQAHASTLVELPGGELAASWFGGTGESRPDVAIWFARRGSKGWSTPVAVARGDGQPTWNPVLFQPPGGDLHLFYKVGPSPREWWGMVITSADGGRHWSSPRRLPDGVLGPIKNKPVIAPDGAWLAPSSREEGSAADNYWSLRIERSVDQGRTWQVGTRIPSPMHIEAIQPSILTHRDGRMELVARTRQGALAMSWTRDGGKSWSPLAAIDLPNPNAGADAVTLRDGRQLIVYNHAAHRPDTPGDGDRWPLNIGLSDDGVHWRAVLTLESEPVPDGYAYPAVIQTRDGMVHVTYTHNRTRIAHVVIDPRRIR comes from the coding sequence TTGAGCGGGTGGCGTGGGGCCGTCGGTGCGGTGGCGGCGGTCATGAGCATGGCGGCGCCGGCCGCTGAGCAGGCGCCATCGCCGATCCTGTTCCGCGAGTTCATCTACCGCACCGCCCCCTATCCACAGGCGCATGCCTCCACGCTGGTCGAGCTGCCCGGTGGCGAACTGGCCGCATCATGGTTCGGAGGTACCGGCGAGAGCCGGCCCGACGTGGCGATCTGGTTTGCGCGGCGCGGGAGCAAGGGCTGGTCGACGCCGGTCGCGGTCGCTCGCGGCGATGGCCAGCCGACCTGGAACCCGGTGCTGTTTCAGCCACCGGGCGGAGACCTGCACCTGTTTTACAAGGTGGGGCCGAGCCCGCGCGAATGGTGGGGGATGGTGATCACCTCCGCCGATGGCGGCCGCCACTGGTCATCGCCCCGACGCCTGCCCGATGGCGTGCTGGGCCCGATCAAGAACAAGCCGGTGATCGCACCCGATGGCGCATGGCTGGCACCATCGAGCAGGGAGGAAGGCAGCGCCGCCGACAATTATTGGTCGCTGCGTATCGAGCGGAGCGTGGATCAGGGCCGGACGTGGCAGGTGGGGACGCGCATCCCCTCCCCCATGCATATCGAGGCGATCCAGCCGAGCATCCTGACCCACCGCGACGGCCGGATGGAACTGGTGGCGCGCACGCGGCAGGGCGCGCTGGCGATGAGCTGGACGCGCGATGGCGGCAAAAGCTGGTCGCCGCTCGCTGCGATCGACCTGCCCAACCCCAATGCCGGCGCCGACGCGGTGACCCTGCGCGACGGGCGGCAGCTGATCGTCTACAATCACGCCGCGCACCGACCCGACACGCCGGGCGACGGCGATCGCTGGCCGCTGAACATCGGGCTGTCCGACGACGGCGTGCATTGGCGCGCCGTGTTGACGCTGGAGAGCGAACCGGTGCCCGACGGCTATGCCTATCCGGCGGTGATCCAGACCCGCGACGGGATGGTGCATGTCACCTACACGCACAACCGCACGCGTATCGCGCATGTGGTGATCGACCCGCGGCGCATCCGCTGA
- a CDS encoding YbdD/YjiX family protein, with protein sequence MSAFLARLAETARLMVGVPSYDAYRRHMAEHHPDAEPMNEVAFFRERQEARYGGKNGGRCC encoded by the coding sequence ATGAGCGCGTTCCTCGCGCGGCTGGCGGAGACGGCGCGGCTGATGGTCGGCGTCCCCAGCTATGACGCCTATCGCCGCCACATGGCCGAGCATCATCCGGATGCCGAGCCGATGAACGAGGTGGCGTTCTTTCGCGAGCGGCAGGAGGCACGCTATGGCGGCAAGAATGGCGGGCGGTGTTGTTGA
- a CDS encoding carbon starvation CstA family protein has product MVKHLPWIALALVGAGALAVIASVRGEPISALWIVAAAMSVYLIAYRYYALFIARVIGIDPSRPTPAVRRADGLDYVATDRTVLFGHHFAAIAGAGPLVGPVLAAQMGYLPGTLWILAGVVLAGAVQDFLVLFISMRRDGRSLGELIRMEMGAVAGTVALFGAFMIMVIILAVLALIVVRALAESPWGMFTVAATIPLAMLMGGYTRWLRPSRIGEVSIIGFIGLIAAIIFGQSIALSPTLAPLFTFTPVQLCFILIGYGAVASVLPVWLLLAPRDYLSTFLKIGAIAALAIGIVVMAPPLRMPALTQFIDGSGPVWAGSLFPFLFITIACGAVSGFHALIASGTTPKLIASEAHAPFIGYGAMLMESAVAIMALVAASILDPGIYFAMNAPAAVLGTDPASAAAAVTAMGFPISGDALAQVARDVGETTIISRAGGAPTLAVAMAEIFSHLIGGQAMKAFWYHFAILFEALFILTAVDAGTRAGRFMLQDLIGLAVPRFRGTSAVAPGLIATALCVAAWGFFLYQGVTDPLGGVNTLWPLFGISNQMLAAVALMLATVVLFRMKRERFAWITVVPTVWLLACTVSAGWLKLFSADPRVGFLAHAAKFSDAAGRGEVLAPAKSMADMGRIVFNDRIDAALCAIFLGVVVAIFVYAVRACLSARRIDRPSVTEVPPMLVAAE; this is encoded by the coding sequence ATGGTAAAGCATCTCCCCTGGATCGCACTGGCGCTGGTAGGCGCCGGTGCCCTGGCCGTGATCGCCAGCGTGCGCGGCGAGCCGATCAGCGCGCTGTGGATCGTGGCGGCCGCGATGTCGGTCTATCTGATCGCCTATCGCTACTATGCGCTGTTCATCGCGCGGGTGATCGGGATCGATCCGTCGCGGCCGACGCCGGCGGTGCGGCGCGCGGACGGGCTGGATTACGTCGCGACCGACCGCACCGTGCTGTTCGGCCATCATTTCGCGGCGATTGCGGGGGCGGGGCCTCTGGTGGGGCCGGTGCTGGCCGCGCAGATGGGCTATCTGCCCGGCACGCTGTGGATCCTGGCGGGCGTGGTGCTGGCGGGCGCGGTGCAGGACTTTCTGGTGCTGTTCATCTCGATGCGGCGCGACGGGCGTTCGCTGGGCGAGCTGATCCGCATGGAGATGGGGGCGGTCGCCGGCACGGTCGCGCTGTTCGGCGCGTTCATGATCATGGTCATCATTCTCGCCGTGCTGGCGTTGATCGTGGTGCGGGCGCTGGCGGAGAGTCCGTGGGGGATGTTCACCGTCGCGGCGACGATCCCGCTGGCGATGCTGATGGGCGGCTATACGCGCTGGCTGCGGCCCAGCCGGATCGGGGAGGTGTCGATCATCGGCTTTATCGGCCTGATCGCGGCGATTATCTTCGGGCAGTCGATCGCCCTGTCGCCGACGCTGGCGCCGCTGTTCACCTTTACCCCCGTCCAGCTCTGCTTCATCCTGATCGGATACGGCGCGGTCGCCTCTGTCCTGCCGGTCTGGCTGTTGCTGGCGCCGCGCGATTACCTGTCGACTTTCCTCAAGATCGGGGCGATCGCGGCGCTGGCCATCGGCATCGTCGTCATGGCGCCGCCGCTGCGCATGCCGGCGCTGACCCAGTTCATCGACGGCTCCGGCCCGGTGTGGGCGGGCAGCCTGTTCCCGTTCCTGTTCATCACCATCGCCTGCGGTGCCGTGTCCGGCTTCCACGCGCTGATCGCCAGCGGCACCACGCCCAAGCTGATCGCCAGCGAGGCGCATGCCCCGTTCATCGGATACGGCGCGATGCTGATGGAAAGCGCGGTGGCGATCATGGCGCTGGTCGCCGCATCGATCCTGGACCCCGGCATCTATTTCGCGATGAACGCGCCGGCCGCGGTGCTGGGCACCGATCCGGCAAGCGCGGCGGCGGCGGTGACCGCGATGGGCTTTCCCATTTCCGGCGACGCCCTGGCGCAGGTGGCGCGCGACGTGGGCGAGACCACGATCATCAGCCGTGCGGGCGGCGCCCCGACGCTGGCGGTGGCGATGGCGGAAATCTTCAGCCACCTGATCGGCGGACAGGCGATGAAAGCGTTCTGGTATCACTTCGCCATCCTGTTCGAGGCGCTGTTCATCCTGACCGCGGTGGATGCCGGCACGCGCGCCGGCCGCTTCATGCTTCAGGACCTGATCGGGCTGGCAGTGCCGCGCTTCCGGGGGACGAGCGCGGTGGCGCCGGGGCTGATCGCAACCGCCCTGTGCGTCGCGGCCTGGGGCTTCTTCCTCTACCAGGGAGTCACCGATCCGCTGGGCGGGGTGAACACGCTGTGGCCGCTGTTCGGCATTTCCAACCAGATGCTGGCCGCCGTCGCGCTGATGCTGGCGACCGTGGTGCTGTTCCGGATGAAGCGCGAGCGGTTCGCCTGGATCACGGTGGTGCCAACCGTCTGGCTGCTCGCCTGTACCGTGTCGGCGGGGTGGCTGAAGCTGTTCTCGGCCGATCCGCGCGTCGGCTTCCTGGCGCATGCGGCGAAGTTCTCGGACGCCGCAGGCCGCGGCGAGGTGCTGGCCCCGGCCAAGTCGATGGCGGACATGGGGCGGATCGTGTTCAACGATCGCATCGACGCGGCCCTGTGCGCGATCTTCCTGGGCGTGGTCGTCGCGATCTTCGTCTATGCGGTGCGCGCCTGTCTGAGCGCGCGGCGCATCGACCGGCCGAGCGTAACCGAGGTGCCGCCGATGCTGGTGGCGGCGGAATGA
- a CDS encoding NADPH-dependent FMN reductase, giving the protein MASLAPSTAAPLVVGIGGTIGSVSSTERALRIAVEAAGAEGFRTRVFGGADLARLPLYDPRAPERTAEEQEFVATVRQASAVIIASPGYHGSISGVVKNALDLLEETARDPRPYLADMPVGLIATAYGWQATGSTIAALRSIVHALRGWPTPFAAAINSQLTKFDDEGSASEPAVVDQLRLVGRQVARFAPLAGTIESKT; this is encoded by the coding sequence ATGGCATCTTTGGCACCCTCCACCGCTGCACCGCTCGTCGTCGGCATCGGCGGCACGATCGGCAGCGTTTCCTCCACCGAGCGTGCGCTCCGCATCGCGGTGGAGGCGGCCGGGGCGGAAGGATTCCGCACCCGCGTCTTCGGGGGCGCCGATCTCGCCCGCCTCCCGCTCTACGACCCGCGCGCGCCCGAGCGTACCGCAGAGGAACAGGAGTTCGTCGCCACCGTCCGCCAGGCCTCCGCCGTCATCATCGCCAGCCCCGGCTATCACGGCAGCATTTCCGGCGTGGTGAAGAACGCGCTCGACCTGCTGGAGGAAACCGCGCGCGATCCGCGACCCTATCTGGCCGATATGCCCGTTGGCCTGATCGCCACCGCCTATGGCTGGCAGGCGACGGGCTCGACCATCGCGGCGCTGCGCTCGATCGTCCACGCCCTGCGCGGCTGGCCGACGCCCTTTGCCGCGGCGATCAACAGCCAGCTCACCAAGTTCGACGACGAGGGCAGCGCCAGCGAGCCCGCGGTGGTCGACCAACTACGCCTGGTCGGCCGTCAGGTCGCCCGTTTCGCCCCGCTCGCGGGCACGATCGAATCGAAGACATAG
- a CDS encoding thymidylate kinase, translating to MAFLLAIEGADGAGKATATAAVVAHLAAQGLSACALSFPRYTDTVGGWALGEYLAERLPRAVSPQAAATLYALDRFESRAHLVDMAARHDVVVFDRYIASNMAYQAAQVPDGEAEALMTWIARLETGQFALPVPDLSVYLDTPLAVARTLIAQKRRRSYTDDTYDAYEADLGLQARVRANYAAMADAAMLGEWMTVETVAHAALRPPEMIAAEIADAVIGRLEG from the coding sequence ATGGCCTTTCTGCTGGCGATCGAGGGGGCGGACGGCGCCGGCAAGGCGACCGCGACCGCCGCGGTGGTGGCGCATCTGGCGGCACAGGGGCTGTCCGCCTGCGCGCTGTCCTTTCCGCGCTACACCGACACGGTGGGCGGCTGGGCGCTGGGCGAATATCTGGCGGAGCGATTGCCCCGCGCGGTGAGCCCGCAGGCGGCCGCGACGCTTTATGCGCTCGACCGGTTCGAGTCGCGGGCGCATCTGGTCGACATGGCGGCGCGCCATGACGTGGTGGTGTTCGACCGTTATATCGCGTCCAACATGGCGTATCAGGCAGCGCAGGTGCCGGATGGCGAGGCGGAGGCGCTGATGACGTGGATCGCGCGGCTGGAAACCGGGCAGTTCGCGCTGCCCGTGCCTGATCTGTCGGTCTATCTGGATACGCCGCTGGCGGTGGCGCGCACGCTGATCGCGCAGAAGCGCCGGCGCAGCTACACCGACGACACCTATGACGCGTATGAAGCCGATCTGGGGCTGCAGGCGCGGGTGCGGGCGAATTATGCCGCGATGGCGGATGCGGCGATGCTGGGCGAGTGGATGACGGTGGAAACGGTGGCGCATGCCGCTCTGCGCCCGCCCGAGATGATCGCGGCGGAGATCGCCGACGCGGTGATCGGGCGGCTGGAGGGTTAA
- a CDS encoding chorismate mutase, with product MPDDVLKGYRQSIDNIDAALVCMLAERFKVTQAVGRYKAENGLPPADPGREEAQIARLRQLAADAQLDPEFSEKFLRFIIDEVIRHHERLRG from the coding sequence GTGCCGGACGACGTGCTGAAGGGCTATCGCCAGTCGATCGACAATATCGACGCCGCCTTGGTGTGCATGCTGGCCGAGCGGTTCAAGGTGACGCAGGCGGTCGGCCGCTACAAGGCGGAGAACGGCCTGCCGCCCGCCGATCCGGGGCGCGAGGAGGCGCAGATCGCCCGGTTGCGCCAGCTGGCCGCCGATGCGCAACTCGACCCGGAATTTTCCGAGAAGTTCCTGCGTTTCATCATCGACGAGGTGATCCGCCACCATGAACGACTGAGGGGCTGA
- a CDS encoding polyprenyl synthetase family protein: protein MTATATRLAPSAPSLEPMVQLVSADLDRVNQVILDRMTSDIPLIPQLAGHLIAGGGKRMRPMLTLASALLLDYQGTHHHVLAAAVEFIHTATLLHDDVVDGSDLRRGRRTANIIWGNPASVLVGDFLFSRSFQLMVEAGSLKVLDILSNASAVIAEGEVNQLTAARQVTLTEDRYLTIIDAKTAALFAAACRIAAVVADRSEAEEQALDAYGRNLGIAFQLVDDAIDYVSDAGTMGKDAGDDFREGKMTLPVILAYARGSDEDSRFWKDAVEGRRTSDEDFAHAIELVRRTKAVDDTLARARHYGSLAIEAIARFPASPAKAAMIEAVEFAVARAY, encoded by the coding sequence ATGACCGCCACCGCCACCCGCCTCGCCCCGTCCGCGCCGTCGCTGGAGCCGATGGTCCAGCTCGTGTCGGCCGATCTTGATCGTGTGAACCAGGTGATCCTGGATCGCATGACCTCCGATATCCCGCTGATTCCGCAACTTGCCGGTCATCTGATCGCCGGGGGCGGCAAGCGCATGCGCCCGATGCTGACCCTCGCCAGCGCGCTGCTGCTGGACTATCAGGGAACGCATCACCACGTGCTCGCCGCCGCGGTCGAATTCATCCACACCGCCACGCTGCTGCACGACGACGTGGTCGATGGCTCGGACCTGCGCCGTGGCCGCCGCACCGCCAACATCATCTGGGGCAATCCGGCCAGCGTCCTGGTCGGCGATTTCCTGTTCAGCCGCTCGTTCCAGCTGATGGTCGAGGCGGGCAGCCTGAAGGTGCTCGACATCCTGTCGAACGCGTCCGCCGTCATCGCGGAGGGCGAGGTGAACCAGCTCACCGCCGCGCGGCAGGTGACGCTGACCGAGGATCGCTATCTGACGATCATCGACGCCAAGACCGCCGCGCTCTTCGCCGCCGCCTGCCGCATCGCCGCGGTGGTCGCCGATCGGTCGGAGGCGGAGGAGCAGGCGCTCGATGCCTATGGCCGCAATCTCGGCATCGCCTTCCAGCTCGTCGACGATGCGATCGACTATGTCTCGGACGCGGGCACGATGGGCAAGGATGCGGGCGACGATTTCCGCGAGGGCAAGATGACGCTGCCCGTCATCCTCGCCTATGCCCGCGGGTCGGACGAGGACAGCCGCTTCTGGAAGGACGCGGTGGAGGGGCGCCGCACCTCCGACGAGGATTTCGCCCATGCGATCGAGCTCGTCCGCCGTACCAAGGCGGTGGACGACACGCTCGCCCGCGCCCGCCATTATGGCAGCCTCGCGATCGAGGCGATCGCCCGCTTCCCCGCCAGCCCGGCCAAGGCGGCGATGATCGAAGCGGTCGAATTCGCGGTCGCGCGCGCCTATTGA
- the hrpB gene encoding ATP-dependent helicase HrpB, with amino-acid sequence MTLPIDAVLPDLLAVLADGRNAVLVAPPGAGKTTSVAPALLDQPWCDGEILLLSPRRLAARAAAERMAAIANEPVGHRFGYATRMDSATSAATRITVVTEGIFVARIQADPELAGVSAVLFDEVHERSLDGDFGLALALDAQGGFRPDLRLVAMSATLDGSRFATLMGQAPIIQSEGRSYPLTLRHVGRDPNARIEDAVAATIRRALVEEEGGILAFLPGVGEIERVAERLATLPDAIALHLLHGTLDPAAQRAAIRPDPQGRRKIVLATSIAETSLTLDGIRIVIDSGLARRPRYDRAAGMTRLVTERASQAAVVQRAGRAARQGPGTAYRLWEEAATAGLPRFDPPEILEADLSALLLATAIWGVADPRDLNWLDAPPEPAVVEARARLTTLEALDDTGRPTAHGRAIARLPMPPRLAHMLIRAADHGATTLAADIAVLLGERGLGGNDVDLDNRLRRWRSDRGPKANAARALARRWSTLPLPRGTGDQPAERPDLDVTPGLCLALAYPDRIARRRDQGGEHWASVGGRGFRLDPASPLATAEWLAVGETQGAASGARILSAAAIDPSTVEALFADRIEIRRTAVFDPLTGSVQPQRERRLGALRLLGGPDSNADPATIAAALLEGVRTHGLDRLPWPDGAHAYRARAAYAGIALDDAALVDRLDEWLAPLLENRRRLDAIAPAALTEAIRNLLDWDEQRRVDAMAPPHFTSPAGSTHAIDYAAEGGPRVELRAQALFGLAEHPVIGRDRVPLVLSLTSPAGRPIQTTRDLPGFWAGSWAAVAKEMRGRYPRHPWPDDPAGAAPTLRTKKADARAAGSR; translated from the coding sequence ATGACGCTCCCGATCGACGCCGTTCTGCCCGACCTGCTCGCCGTGCTGGCGGACGGCCGCAACGCCGTGCTCGTCGCGCCGCCGGGTGCCGGCAAAACCACCAGCGTCGCGCCCGCGCTGCTCGACCAGCCCTGGTGCGACGGCGAGATCCTGCTTCTTTCCCCCCGTCGCCTTGCCGCGCGCGCCGCGGCCGAGCGGATGGCGGCGATCGCGAACGAGCCCGTCGGCCACCGCTTCGGCTATGCCACCCGCATGGACAGCGCGACCAGCGCCGCCACCCGCATCACCGTGGTGACCGAGGGTATCTTTGTCGCCCGCATTCAGGCCGATCCCGAACTCGCCGGCGTCTCCGCCGTCCTGTTCGACGAGGTGCATGAGCGCAGCCTCGACGGCGATTTCGGCCTTGCCCTCGCGCTCGATGCGCAAGGCGGCTTCCGCCCCGACCTGCGCCTCGTCGCCATGTCCGCCACCCTTGACGGCAGCCGCTTCGCCACTCTGATGGGCCAGGCCCCCATCATCCAGAGCGAAGGCCGCAGCTACCCGCTGACGCTCCGCCATGTCGGCCGCGACCCGAACGCCCGCATCGAGGATGCGGTCGCCGCCACCATCCGCCGCGCCCTTGTCGAGGAGGAGGGCGGTATCCTCGCCTTTCTTCCCGGCGTCGGCGAGATCGAGCGCGTCGCCGAACGCCTCGCCACCCTGCCCGACGCCATCGCGCTCCACCTCCTGCACGGCACCCTCGACCCCGCCGCGCAACGCGCCGCCATCCGCCCCGATCCACAGGGGCGCCGCAAGATCGTCCTCGCCACCTCGATCGCGGAAACCAGCCTGACCCTCGACGGTATCCGCATCGTCATCGACTCCGGCCTCGCCCGCCGCCCGCGCTATGATCGCGCCGCCGGCATGACCCGCCTCGTCACCGAACGCGCCAGCCAGGCCGCCGTGGTGCAGCGTGCGGGCCGTGCCGCCCGGCAGGGGCCCGGCACCGCCTATCGGCTGTGGGAGGAAGCCGCGACCGCCGGCCTGCCGCGCTTCGACCCGCCCGAGATATTGGAAGCGGACCTGTCGGCGCTGTTGCTCGCCACCGCCATCTGGGGCGTGGCGGACCCTCGCGACCTGAACTGGCTCGACGCTCCACCCGAACCTGCCGTGGTGGAGGCACGCGCCCGCCTCACCACCCTGGAGGCACTGGACGACACCGGCCGCCCCACCGCGCATGGCCGTGCCATCGCGCGTCTGCCGATGCCGCCGCGCCTTGCCCATATGCTGATCCGCGCCGCCGATCACGGCGCCACCACGCTCGCCGCCGACATCGCCGTCCTGCTCGGCGAACGCGGTCTCGGCGGCAACGATGTCGATCTGGACAATCGCCTGCGTCGGTGGCGCAGCGACCGGGGTCCCAAGGCCAACGCCGCCCGCGCGCTCGCCCGGCGATGGTCCACCCTCCCGTTACCGCGTGGAACAGGCGACCAGCCGGCCGAGCGACCCGATCTGGACGTCACACCGGGGCTTTGCCTTGCGCTTGCCTATCCCGATCGCATCGCGCGCCGCCGCGATCAGGGCGGCGAGCATTGGGCCTCTGTCGGTGGCCGCGGCTTCCGTCTCGACCCCGCGTCACCGCTTGCCACCGCCGAATGGCTCGCCGTCGGCGAGACGCAGGGCGCGGCGTCGGGCGCGCGCATCCTCTCCGCCGCGGCGATCGATCCGTCGACCGTGGAGGCGCTGTTCGCCGATCGTATCGAGATCCGCCGCACGGCCGTCTTCGATCCCCTGACCGGCAGCGTCCAGCCGCAGCGCGAACGCCGCCTTGGTGCGCTTCGCCTGTTGGGCGGTCCCGATTCGAACGCCGACCCCGCCACCATCGCCGCTGCGCTGCTGGAGGGGGTGCGTACCCATGGCCTCGATCGCCTGCCCTGGCCGGACGGCGCCCATGCCTACCGGGCACGGGCCGCCTATGCCGGCATCGCGCTGGATGACGCGGCGCTTGTCGACCGGCTGGACGAATGGCTTGCGCCGCTGCTCGAAAACCGCCGCCGGCTCGATGCCATTGCGCCGGCTGCGCTGACCGAGGCGATCCGCAACCTGCTCGACTGGGATGAACAGCGCCGGGTGGACGCCATGGCCCCGCCGCATTTCACCAGCCCGGCCGGGAGTACGCATGCGATCGATTATGCGGCGGAGGGTGGGCCGCGCGTCGAATTGCGGGCGCAGGCGTTGTTCGGGCTGGCCGAGCATCCGGTGATCGGCCGCGACCGCGTGCCCCTCGTCCTCAGCCTGACCTCGCCGGCCGGGCGACCGATCCAGACGACGCGCGATCTGCCCGGTTTCTGGGCGGGAAGCTGGGCGGCGGTCGCCAAGGAGATGCGCGGTCGGTATCCGCGCCATCCCTGGCCGGACGACCCTGCGGGTGCGGCGCCGACGCTGCGCACGAAAAAGGCGGATGCAAGAGCCGCCGGTTCGCGATAA
- a CDS encoding ETC complex I subunit: MATARIFKRPKNAMQSGKARTDHWQLEFAPAEAKKADPLTGWAGSGDTRDQVRLFFPTLEAAVAYCEREGIDHHVVPTPTATLKLQAYADNFR, from the coding sequence ATGGCCACTGCCCGTATCTTCAAGCGCCCCAAGAACGCCATGCAGTCCGGCAAAGCCCGGACCGATCACTGGCAGCTCGAATTCGCCCCCGCGGAGGCCAAGAAGGCCGATCCGCTGACCGGCTGGGCCGGCAGCGGCGACACGCGGGATCAGGTGCGTCTGTTCTTCCCGACGCTGGAGGCCGCGGTCGCCTATTGCGAGCGCGAGGGGATCGATCATCACGTCGTCCCCACCCCGACCGCGACCCTGAAGCTGCAGGCCTACGCCGACAATTTCCGCTGA